The following is a genomic window from bacterium.
GGCGCGGGGAGCGGCATATCGGGCACGGCCACGCGGTGCTCGCGGTGGGGTACGATGATGCCGCCCGTCGGTTCATCGTGCGGAACTCGTGGGGGGAGGCGTGGGGACAGCATGGGTACTTCACGCTGCCGTACGCGTACCTGGCCGAACCGGGCCTCTCGGACGACTTCTGGACGATCCGCGCGGTGAATGCCTAGCCCCCCCACGGGCTCCTCCGGCAGGAGTTCCCGCCTGTTCCGCGAACACGCCCCCGCAGTCGGCACGCGCAGGCCCCTCTGAGGCGACGGTTCATGCCACCTCCGCCGATCGGCACCGTAACGTTCCTGTTCACCGACATCGCAGGGTCGACGGCGCTGCTCCAGCGCTTGGGCGACACCCCGTACGCCGATGTCCTCGCCGAGCACAGGCGCATCCTCCGCGCCGTCTTCACCGCGCAGGGCGGCCAGCGGATCGATACGGCGGGGGATGCGACGCTGGTCGTGTTTCCGAGCGCGAGGGACGCGGTGGGGGCGGCGGTGGCGGCGCAACGTGCGCTGCGGGCGCATCGCTGGCCGGAAGATGCCCGGCTGCAGGTTCGCATGGGGATGCACACCGGAGAACCCGTCGCCGTCGCCGACGAGTACATCGGTCTGGACCTGCATCGGGCCGCGCGGATCTGTGGGGCCGGCCACGGAGGCCAGATCCTTCTGTCGGGCGCGACGGCCGGCTTGACCGAGGAGCGGCTGCCCGACGGGGCCAGCCTGCGCGATCTGGGGATGCACCGCCTGAAGGACCTCCGCAGTCCGGAGCGCCTCTTCCAGGTCGTGCACCCCGACCTCCAGGCAGAATTTCCCCCGCTGGCGTCATCCGGGATCTTCGCGCACAACCTGCCCCACCCGGTGTCGAGTTTCGTCGGCCGCGATCGGGAAATCGTGGAGGTGACCCGCCTCATCTCCACCTCGCGCCTGGTGACGCTCACGGGCGCGGGGGGATGCGGCAAGACGCGACTCGCCCTCAAGGTCGCGGCGGCGGCGTTGGAGGCGTACCCGGATGGGGTGTGGCTCGTCGAGCTGGCGGCGCTGACCGATCCCGCGCTGGTGCTGCAGACCGTGGCCTCTGCGGTCGGCGTGCGCGAGGTCCCCGGCCATCCGCTGCCGGCGACCGTGGCCGACCATCTCCTCGCCAAGAAGCTCCTCTTGGTGGTCGACAACTGCGAGCATCTCGTCGAAGCATGCGCGCAGGTGGTGCGGACGCTGCTGAGCGCCTGCGAGGAGCTCCGGGTGCTGGCCACCAGCCAGGAGGTGTTGGGGATCCCCGGGGAGGTCGCCTGGAGGGTGCCGTCCCTCTCGCTGCCGGCCGCCCGCGCCGCGCCGGACGTCGGCGCGCTGGCGGAATGCGAGGCGGTCCGTCTGTTCGTGGAACGCGCGGCGGCCGTGCAGCCGTCGTTTGCCCTCACCGCGCAGAGCGCCGCCGCGGTCGCCGACGTGTGCCGGCACCTCGATGGGATCCCGCTGGCGATCGAGCTGGCGGCGGCGCGGGTGGCCGCGCTGCCGGTCGAGGAGATCGCGGCGCGGTTGAACGATCGCTTTGCCCTTCTCACCCAGGGGGAGCGGGCGGCCCTGCCGCGGCACCGGACGCTGCAGGCGGCGATGGACTGGAGCTACCGCCTCCTGCCGGACGCCGAGCAGGCGCTGCTCCGCCGGTTGGCGGTGTTCGCCGGAGGGTGGACGCTCGAAGCGGCGGAGGCCGTGGGGGCGGTGGATGACGGCGCGGGGTTTTACGTGCTGAATCTGCTGACGCAACTGGTCCTCAAGTCGCTCGCGGTGATCGACCAGCAGCAGGCCCCCGCGCGCTATCGGTTCCTCGAGACCGTCCGGCAGTACGGCTTGGTGCAGCTGGCGGCGGCGGGGGAGGTTGCGCGCGTGCGGGACGCGCACCTGGACTGGTATCTGGCGCTGGCGGAGCGGGCGGCTCCGGAGCTGGTGGGCGCCGCCCAGTCGGCGTGGTTCGACCGTTTCGAGGTCGAGTACGACAACCTCCGCGCCGCCCTGGAATGGTCGCTGCAGGGCGGACGCGCCGAGCGGGGACTGCGGCTGGTCGGGGCCGTGTGGCGTTTTTGGTT
Proteins encoded in this region:
- a CDS encoding tetratricopeptide repeat protein, whose translation is MPPPPIGTVTFLFTDIAGSTALLQRLGDTPYADVLAEHRRILRAVFTAQGGQRIDTAGDATLVVFPSARDAVGAAVAAQRALRAHRWPEDARLQVRMGMHTGEPVAVADEYIGLDLHRAARICGAGHGGQILLSGATAGLTEERLPDGASLRDLGMHRLKDLRSPERLFQVVHPDLQAEFPPLASSGIFAHNLPHPVSSFVGRDREIVEVTRLISTSRLVTLTGAGGCGKTRLALKVAAAALEAYPDGVWLVELAALTDPALVLQTVASAVGVREVPGHPLPATVADHLLAKKLLLVVDNCEHLVEACAQVVRTLLSACEELRVLATSQEVLGIPGEVAWRVPSLSLPAARAAPDVGALAECEAVRLFVERAAAVQPSFALTAQSAAAVADVCRHLDGIPLAIELAAARVAALPVEEIAARLNDRFALLTQGERAALPRHRTLQAAMDWSYRLLPDAEQALLRRLAVFAGGWTLEAAEAVGAVDDGAGFYVLNLLTQLVLKSLAVIDQQQAPARYRFLETVRQYGLVQLAAAGEVARVRDAHLDWYLALAERAAPELVGAAQSAWFDRFEVEYDNLRAALEWSLQGGRAERGLRLVGAVWRFWFVRGHFGEGRGWVEALLRVGGTAPGAVRAEALKAAGNLAVWGQGDYAAGRVFYAESLALWREIGDTRGVATVLGNMAFVAAGEGDLAAERALLEESLTLRRAVNDRWGIALALHNLGRMAFRQGDDAKALALLSESLPIWLELRDAQHIAMGLSNLGLVAIRQGDYARARQLLLESLDIRRELGDQSGIAYQLEGFASLAAAQQQVERAARLFGAAAALREAIGVPLLSSDRPDYDRAVAAARAGLGEEAFAAASSAGRAMTLEEAVADARRGEEENGPARGNTEAAHVEDPP